In Jeotgalibaca arthritidis, a single genomic region encodes these proteins:
- a CDS encoding Y-family DNA polymerase, with protein MMVMFDYSSERSDDILCIDVKSFFASVECVDRGYHPLRALLVVMSNAENDGGIVLAASPKSKEILGINNVTRKYDIPPHPDLIVVPPRMTRYIEKNNEINQIYRHFVSDEDLYIYSIDESFLSIRPSLALFKEKTAYDMARTIQKQVYQQTGLYVTIGIGDNMLLAKLALDIEAKHNRDFIAEWRYQDVPNKIWKINDLSDMWGIGSRTALKLNKMGIHTVYDLAHSDFYQLKEKMGIIGEQLFANAWGIDRSNIRERYKPLEKSYGNSQILPKDYLYRHEIKLVIREMAEQVAARIRRRHCQTGCVSLYVGYSKYETAEGFSRQLKIPPTSHSKKLVAYCLELFDNYYGGQAVRRIGISYSKLSYSSDIQLDLFEDPEKQIAEEQLDYLVDKIREKYGFQSLVHASSLLDGATAIHRSSLVGGHAGGMEGIQ; from the coding sequence TTGATGGTGATGTTCGATTATTCGTCTGAGAGGAGCGACGATATTTTGTGTATCGACGTGAAATCATTTTTCGCTTCTGTTGAGTGTGTGGATCGTGGTTATCATCCGCTAAGAGCTTTACTAGTCGTGATGAGTAATGCTGAAAATGATGGTGGCATTGTCTTAGCTGCCTCTCCCAAGTCTAAAGAAATTCTCGGAATTAACAATGTCACGCGTAAATACGATATACCGCCCCATCCTGATCTCATTGTTGTTCCACCTCGAATGACACGTTATATTGAGAAAAATAATGAGATTAACCAAATCTACCGTCATTTTGTCAGCGATGAAGATTTATATATTTACAGCATTGATGAGTCCTTTCTATCGATTCGCCCTAGTCTAGCCTTATTCAAGGAAAAAACAGCTTACGATATGGCCCGAACTATTCAAAAACAGGTTTATCAGCAAACTGGCCTGTATGTCACCATTGGGATTGGCGATAATATGTTACTAGCTAAGTTAGCGCTAGATATTGAGGCCAAGCATAACCGCGACTTCATTGCTGAATGGCGCTATCAAGATGTTCCCAATAAAATCTGGAAAATAAATGACTTGAGCGATATGTGGGGAATTGGCAGTCGAACAGCACTGAAGCTCAATAAAATGGGCATTCACACGGTTTACGACCTGGCTCATAGTGATTTTTATCAATTAAAAGAAAAGATGGGTATCATCGGTGAGCAGTTGTTTGCCAACGCATGGGGAATTGATCGTAGCAATATTCGCGAGCGCTATAAGCCTCTGGAGAAAAGTTATGGTAATTCGCAAATTTTGCCCAAAGACTACCTTTACCGACATGAAATTAAACTTGTCATTCGTGAAATGGCTGAACAAGTTGCGGCTCGGATTCGTAGGCGACACTGCCAAACGGGATGTGTGAGTTTGTATGTTGGTTACTCTAAATATGAAACGGCAGAAGGTTTCTCTCGTCAACTCAAAATACCACCTACTTCTCATTCTAAAAAATTGGTTGCTTATTGTTTAGAACTGTTTGACAACTATTATGGTGGACAAGCGGTGAGGCGAATTGGAATTTCCTATTCTAAACTAAGCTATAGTTCTGATATTCAATTAGATCTATTTGAGGACCCAGAAAAGCAAATCGCCGAAGAACAACTCGATTATTTGGTAGATAAAATTAGAGAAAAGTATGGCTTTCAGTCACTTGTACACGCTAGCAGTTTACTGGATGGCGCAACTGCCATTCACCGTAGTAGCTTAGTTGGTGGCCATGCTGGCGGAATGGAGGGAATTCAGTGA
- a CDS encoding DEAD/DEAH box helicase → MENKTFESFGLSNEILTALASLRYRKPTAVQEEVLAPALTKKDIMAQSQTGSGKTAAFGIPLCEQIIWEENKPQALIIVPTRELALQIKEELTNIGRLKRIKVTAVFGKSPFKIQKSELKQKSHIVVGTPGRLLEHLQEGTLKVDKVNSLVLDEADEMLNMGFIDQVEAIIDYLPTDRQTMLFSATMPSEVERLAEFYMKSDRLALSLESKQTKPAIQQSFIKVGDMDKPQLLLNLLTIENPDASIIFCNTKGAVDDLVTFLSKEGITVDKLHGGMDQDDRLAVMSDFRLGKLRYLVATDVAARGIDVDTVTHVINYDVPFEKESFTHRTGRTGRAGRKGLALTMVSDKDTYQWQTVRDYAFDETDELTEVFPPSQRLVSRMQAAFEKKSQSRLTPKAPRNKDLNKGITKVYFNGGKKKKLRAIDFVGTLTNIKGVDADDIGIITIQENVTYIEILNGKGSFVISEMQDRTIKGKQLKVRKARK, encoded by the coding sequence ATGGAAAACAAAACATTTGAATCATTCGGTCTAAGCAATGAAATCTTGACAGCTCTAGCTAGCTTGCGCTACCGCAAACCAACAGCTGTCCAAGAAGAAGTGCTGGCACCAGCATTAACTAAAAAAGATATTATGGCTCAGTCACAAACCGGTAGTGGGAAAACAGCTGCCTTTGGTATTCCCCTATGCGAACAAATTATCTGGGAAGAAAATAAGCCACAAGCTTTAATTATTGTACCCACACGTGAATTAGCGCTACAAATTAAAGAAGAATTAACAAATATCGGCCGCCTAAAACGTATTAAAGTGACAGCTGTTTTTGGGAAGTCTCCCTTTAAAATCCAAAAATCAGAGCTCAAACAAAAGAGCCATATTGTTGTTGGAACACCGGGTCGTTTACTCGAGCACTTGCAAGAAGGCACTTTGAAGGTTGATAAAGTGAATAGCCTTGTACTGGATGAAGCCGATGAAATGCTAAATATGGGCTTTATTGATCAAGTAGAAGCGATTATTGACTATTTACCAACAGACCGCCAAACCATGCTGTTTTCAGCAACCATGCCATCTGAAGTAGAGCGATTAGCTGAGTTTTATATGAAATCTGACCGTCTAGCATTGTCATTAGAATCAAAGCAAACAAAACCAGCTATTCAGCAATCGTTTATTAAAGTAGGAGACATGGATAAGCCACAACTCTTACTTAATTTACTAACGATTGAAAACCCTGATGCGAGTATTATTTTCTGTAATACAAAAGGTGCCGTTGACGACTTAGTGACCTTCTTAAGCAAAGAGGGCATAACTGTTGATAAATTACATGGTGGCATGGATCAAGATGATCGCCTAGCTGTCATGAGTGATTTCCGATTAGGGAAATTACGGTACCTCGTAGCTACAGACGTTGCTGCACGAGGAATTGATGTAGACACTGTTACACACGTCATTAACTATGATGTTCCTTTTGAAAAAGAAAGCTTCACTCATCGAACAGGACGTACGGGTCGTGCCGGTCGAAAAGGCCTAGCCCTAACCATGGTGTCTGACAAAGACACTTACCAATGGCAAACGGTTCGTGATTATGCCTTTGACGAAACGGATGAGCTGACGGAAGTCTTTCCGCCGAGCCAACGTCTTGTATCGCGTATGCAAGCTGCCTTTGAAAAGAAAAGCCAAAGTCGCCTGACACCAAAAGCACCACGTAACAAAGACTTAAACAAAGGCATTACCAAAGTTTATTTTAACGGCGGGAAAAAGAAAAAATTACGCGCCATTGATTTTGTAGGGACTCTGACGAATATTAAGGGTGTGGATGCAGACGATATTGGCATTATTACCATTCAAGAAAACGTGACTTATATCGAAATTCTAAATGGCAAGGGTAGCTTCGTCATTTCAGAAATGCAAGACAGAACGATTAAAGGTAAACAATTAAAAGTAAGAAAAGCTCGTAAATAA
- a CDS encoding DUF2500 domain-containing protein has protein sequence MFFLVESFIPIIFIMVIGTIIFQAVRGIITWNSNNQSPIRSVEARVTSKRADIKRHNNVNHGPGGIHHNHPSTSTTYYVTFQFDSNQRLEFRISGKEYGQLAEGDSGKLSYQGSRYLDFERR, from the coding sequence ATGTTTTTTCTAGTTGAATCATTCATCCCGATCATCTTTATCATGGTAATTGGCACTATTATTTTCCAAGCGGTCAGAGGCATCATAACATGGAATAGCAATAATCAGTCACCGATTCGGTCTGTGGAGGCGCGCGTCACGTCAAAACGGGCAGACATTAAGCGGCACAACAATGTTAATCATGGTCCAGGAGGCATCCATCACAATCATCCGTCGACTTCGACAACTTATTATGTGACCTTTCAATTCGACAGCAACCAGCGTCTTGAATTTCGAATAAGTGGCAAAGAATACGGGCAATTAGCTGAGGGCGATAGCGGCAAATTATCTTATCAAGGTAGCAGATACTTAGACTTTGAGCGGAGATAA
- a CDS encoding alpha/beta hydrolase encodes MIHQTIDSFYEKSSARLTTYVIENSPEIDINRKRPAIIICPGGGYEFLSDREAEPIAVKMMSYGYQAFVLEYSVKPAVYPKALEELASAVRLVRQNSDDWHVDPERIIVAGFSAGGHLAASLGVLWQDDHLVQALGGKKEDWQPNGLLLAYPVLSSGEFAHEGSFKALLADNYASLKDELSLEKRVSALTPPTFLWHTLEDGLVPAENSLLFADALRKAGVPYELHIFPKGGHGLSLATHETGGRGDYERDEAVAVWPQLFATWVKHNVS; translated from the coding sequence ATGATTCATCAAACAATTGATTCATTTTATGAAAAAAGTTCCGCACGTTTAACGACCTATGTTATTGAAAATTCGCCTGAGATTGATATAAATCGTAAACGGCCGGCGATTATTATTTGTCCCGGTGGCGGCTATGAATTTTTATCCGATCGAGAGGCAGAGCCAATCGCAGTGAAGATGATGAGCTACGGTTATCAGGCGTTTGTGCTAGAATACAGCGTAAAACCGGCAGTTTATCCAAAAGCTCTTGAAGAATTAGCCAGTGCCGTACGATTAGTCCGTCAAAATAGTGACGACTGGCACGTTGATCCAGAGCGAATTATTGTAGCTGGCTTTTCAGCTGGTGGTCATTTAGCTGCTAGCTTAGGTGTCTTGTGGCAAGACGACCATTTAGTGCAAGCATTAGGTGGAAAGAAAGAAGACTGGCAACCAAATGGCTTATTGCTAGCTTATCCTGTCTTATCAAGTGGCGAATTTGCCCATGAAGGATCCTTTAAGGCTTTGCTGGCAGACAATTATGCCAGCTTAAAAGACGAGCTATCTCTGGAGAAACGGGTGAGTGCATTAACGCCACCAACATTCTTGTGGCACACGCTAGAAGACGGTCTTGTACCAGCAGAAAATAGTTTGCTTTTTGCAGATGCTTTGCGAAAAGCGGGTGTCCCTTACGAATTACATATCTTCCCTAAAGGAGGCCACGGATTAAGTTTAGCGACACATGAAACAGGCGGCAGAGGAGATTACGAGCGTGACGAAGCCGTTGCCGTTTGGCCGCAACTCTTTGCAACTTGGGTTAAACATAACGTTAGTTAA
- a CDS encoding family 43 glycosylhydrolase, with protein MTTYTYTNPIIKGFNPDPSICRVGDDFYLATSTFEFFPGLPVYHSKNLIDWELVSHGLSRPEQMTLSRKIPNAFGLYAPTIREINGRFYMVCTNVADDDFAQGNFLIWTDDIRGEWSDPIWLDTPGIDPSLFVDDDGTVYYSGTHKDIYVRQLGGVSHDSSNN; from the coding sequence ATGACCACTTATACCTATACTAATCCGATTATTAAAGGGTTTAACCCTGACCCCAGTATTTGTCGTGTTGGGGATGATTTTTATTTAGCAACGAGTACCTTTGAATTTTTCCCAGGATTACCTGTTTATCACAGTAAAAATTTAATTGATTGGGAACTGGTTAGTCACGGCCTATCACGACCGGAACAAATGACCTTATCACGTAAAATTCCGAATGCCTTTGGTCTTTATGCGCCAACCATTCGGGAGATTAACGGCCGTTTTTATATGGTCTGTACCAATGTTGCCGATGATGATTTTGCCCAAGGGAACTTTTTGATTTGGACGGACGATATTCGCGGTGAATGGTCTGATCCGATTTGGCTAGACACACCGGGCATTGACCCATCACTTTTTGTCGATGATGATGGTACGGTTTATTATTCGGGTACGCATAAAGATATTTATGTGCGCCAATTAGGGGGAGTGTCACATGATTCATCAAACAATTGA
- a CDS encoding EAL domain-containing protein, which produces MISQEESLKSIIEEKRIRSVFQPIVSLENGDILGYEALSRIVGESAFENTEQLFVAAKQYDLLWPLDLLCRTRAFEAVQTFITPDFNKKIFVNINPNIMTNYSLEESFSKSFLEQYGISPTHIIFEITERTVIDDMSGFKATIEHYKNQDYKIAIDDTGAGHSGLNLISDVDPNYIKLDMNLIRNIHLSNIKSALVKGMVEFSKVSNIKLIAEGIETYPELEAIIKLGVHYGQGHYFQKPETAIQAIQPTVIKTIETLNEKSQLSQQHKQTIDSLSTQTDVFSPDDTIGEVYTYFMNDPECLALAVVKDKRPVGLISQKAILEWMEEENQHSTKIANVMNKQFLSVDRCTPINTVSHLAMARSNHKVYERVIVTENNLFYGTVTVKTILETLTD; this is translated from the coding sequence ATGATTAGCCAGGAGGAGTCCCTAAAAAGCATTATCGAAGAAAAACGAATACGGAGTGTCTTTCAACCAATAGTATCGCTAGAAAATGGTGATATTTTGGGCTATGAAGCACTGAGCAGGATTGTTGGCGAAAGTGCGTTTGAGAATACGGAGCAATTATTTGTGGCTGCTAAACAATATGACTTATTATGGCCACTAGACTTATTGTGTCGAACAAGAGCTTTTGAGGCTGTTCAAACCTTTATAACACCTGATTTTAATAAGAAAATATTTGTAAATATTAATCCTAATATTATGACGAACTATTCTTTAGAAGAGAGTTTTTCTAAATCGTTTTTAGAGCAGTATGGTATCTCTCCTACTCATATCATTTTCGAGATAACAGAACGAACGGTTATTGATGATATGAGTGGCTTTAAAGCGACGATTGAACATTATAAAAATCAAGATTATAAAATCGCAATTGATGACACTGGCGCTGGCCACTCCGGCCTTAATCTGATTAGTGATGTTGACCCCAACTACATTAAGTTGGATATGAATTTGATTCGCAATATTCATTTGAGTAATATCAAGAGTGCCCTCGTTAAAGGAATGGTTGAATTTTCTAAAGTTTCAAATATTAAATTAATTGCAGAAGGCATTGAAACCTATCCCGAACTTGAAGCGATCATTAAATTAGGTGTTCACTACGGCCAAGGTCATTATTTCCAAAAACCTGAAACGGCTATTCAAGCTATCCAACCAACTGTCATTAAAACAATTGAAACGCTTAACGAGAAATCGCAGCTGAGTCAACAGCATAAACAGACGATTGACAGTCTATCTACTCAAACAGATGTCTTTTCACCGGATGATACGATTGGTGAGGTCTATACTTATTTTATGAACGATCCGGAATGTTTAGCCTTAGCAGTTGTCAAAGACAAGCGACCGGTTGGGTTGATTAGTCAAAAGGCTATTTTAGAATGGATGGAAGAAGAAAACCAACACTCTACAAAAATTGCGAATGTGATGAATAAGCAATTCTTATCTGTGGACCGCTGTACACCTATCAATACGGTTTCCCATTTAGCAATGGCTCGCTCAAACCATAAAGTTTATGAGCGAGTGATCGTCACAGAAAACAATTTGTTTTATGGTACTGTTACGGTCAAAACGATTCTCGAAACACTAACCGATTAA
- the mgrA gene encoding L-glyceraldehyde 3-phosphate reductase, whose protein sequence is MYQANENRYKNMSYRQVGKSGLKLPAISLGLWHNFGDVDSLENQRAILRTAFDNGITHFDLANNYGPPAGSAETNFGRLFKEDFKAYRDELIISSKAGYYMWPGPYGEWGSKKSIIASCNQSLQRMGLDYVDIFYHHRPDPNTPIIETAQALDLLVKQGKALYIGVSNYSPEQTAEISKWFKEWHTPFIIHQPAYNMFNRWIEDGLTDVLAEEELGAIVFSPLAQGLLTNRYLNGIPEDSRAHRSDSPFLSAENVDNTINTVRQLNAVAEKRGQTLAEMALAWNLRQPVVSSVLIGASRVSQLEDNLKALQNLDFSAEELAEIDRILAK, encoded by the coding sequence ATGTATCAAGCAAATGAAAACCGTTATAAGAATATGAGTTATCGTCAAGTGGGTAAGTCTGGTTTGAAATTACCGGCAATTTCACTAGGCTTATGGCATAACTTTGGCGATGTTGATTCACTCGAAAACCAACGTGCTATTTTAAGAACTGCCTTTGATAATGGCATTACCCATTTTGATTTAGCTAATAACTATGGTCCACCAGCTGGGTCGGCTGAAACAAACTTTGGTCGTTTGTTTAAGGAAGATTTTAAAGCTTATCGTGACGAGCTTATTATTTCGTCTAAGGCAGGTTATTATATGTGGCCAGGTCCTTATGGTGAGTGGGGTTCTAAAAAGAGTATTATCGCTAGCTGTAATCAAAGTTTACAGCGGATGGGATTAGACTATGTTGATATTTTCTACCACCATCGTCCAGATCCAAACACGCCAATTATTGAAACAGCTCAAGCACTTGATTTATTGGTTAAACAAGGAAAAGCCTTGTATATTGGGGTTTCAAATTATTCGCCTGAACAAACAGCAGAGATTTCGAAATGGTTTAAAGAATGGCATACGCCATTTATTATCCATCAACCTGCTTATAATATGTTTAATCGTTGGATTGAAGATGGCTTAACAGATGTATTAGCCGAAGAAGAATTGGGTGCGATTGTCTTTAGTCCATTGGCACAAGGGTTATTAACCAACCGCTATTTAAATGGTATTCCGGAAGATTCTCGTGCGCATCGTTCAGATAGCCCATTCTTGTCAGCAGAAAATGTCGATAACACCATCAATACGGTTCGCCAATTAAACGCGGTCGCAGAGAAACGTGGTCAAACATTGGCTGAAATGGCTCTAGCTTGGAACTTGCGTCAGCCTGTGGTTTCAAGTGTGTTAATTGGGGCATCGCGTGTCAGCCAATTGGAGGACAACTTAAAAGCCCTTCAAAATCTTGATTTCTCAGCAGAAGAATTAGCAGAAATTGATCGTATATTAGCAAAATAA
- a CDS encoding carbohydrate ABC transporter permease, whose protein sequence is MNTSSKKFSDKVWFIIVSALAILFLAPIFLILINSFKGKLFISEDLFSLPNATTFVGLENYTRGISTVNFWHAFMYSIFITVFSVGTIVLLTSMTAWFIVRVKNKFTSSLYYLFVFSMIVPFQMVMFTLTWFANQLSLDNPIGIIFIYLGFGSGLSVFVFTGFIKSVPKEIEEAAIIDGCGPIRTFFLVVLPILKPTVITVAILNAMWIWNDYLLPYLLLGTEYKTIPIAIQYLQGSYGNTDYGSLMALLVLAIIPVVVFYLAMQKHIIKSITSGAVKG, encoded by the coding sequence ATGAATACATCATCCAAAAAATTCAGCGATAAGGTCTGGTTCATTATTGTGTCGGCACTAGCGATTCTATTTTTAGCGCCTATTTTCCTTATCTTAATTAACTCCTTCAAGGGGAAACTGTTCATTAGTGAAGACCTGTTCTCGCTACCGAATGCAACAACCTTTGTTGGCTTAGAAAACTATACACGTGGGATTAGCACCGTAAACTTCTGGCACGCCTTTATGTATTCTATTTTTATTACGGTCTTCTCAGTTGGAACGATTGTCTTATTGACATCTATGACAGCTTGGTTTATTGTCCGTGTTAAAAATAAATTCACTTCATCTTTATATTATCTGTTTGTTTTCTCGATGATTGTACCTTTTCAAATGGTGATGTTTACACTCACGTGGTTTGCCAACCAGTTAAGTTTAGACAATCCAATAGGCATTATTTTCATCTATCTGGGTTTCGGTTCGGGTTTATCTGTCTTTGTTTTCACGGGCTTTATTAAGTCCGTTCCTAAAGAAATTGAAGAGGCGGCTATTATTGATGGCTGCGGACCGATACGCACCTTCTTCTTAGTTGTCCTGCCGATTTTGAAACCAACCGTTATTACGGTAGCTATTTTAAATGCCATGTGGATTTGGAATGACTACTTATTGCCGTACCTGTTGCTAGGAACTGAATACAAGACCATTCCAATCGCCATTCAATACCTACAAGGTTCATACGGCAATACCGACTATGGTTCTCTCATGGCACTGCTTGTTCTAGCGATTATTCCAGTGGTAGTTTTCTATCTAGCCATGCAAAAGCACATCATCAAGAGTATTACCTCAGGGGCAGTCAAAGGGTAA
- a CDS encoding carbohydrate ABC transporter permease, with protein MHKSLKKYFPIFVLPTLVAFIIAFLIPFVLGVYLSFTEFNTVVDAAWVGFENYKKAFADPGFMSALWFTVKFTIVSVMTINVIAFFLALLLTGAIKGTKLFRTVFFMPNLIGGIVLGYVWLAIINSILYNFGVTITYSPEYGFWGLVILMNWQLIGYMMVIYISGIQNIPNDLYEAARIDGANKLQILKDVTIPLVIPSATICLFLTLTNSFKLFDQNLALTNGAPAETTNMLALNIYKTFYGRMGWEGVGQAKAVIFFIIVGIIAITQVYLTRSKEVEN; from the coding sequence TTGCACAAATCACTAAAGAAATATTTTCCCATATTCGTTTTACCGACACTGGTCGCCTTCATTATTGCCTTTTTAATTCCATTTGTATTGGGTGTTTATCTATCATTCACTGAATTTAATACAGTCGTCGATGCAGCTTGGGTTGGCTTTGAAAACTATAAGAAAGCTTTTGCGGACCCTGGCTTTATGAGTGCCTTGTGGTTTACAGTGAAATTTACAATCGTCTCTGTCATGACGATTAATGTGATCGCCTTTTTCTTAGCCTTGCTACTGACAGGCGCAATTAAAGGAACGAAGTTATTTAGAACGGTCTTTTTCATGCCCAATTTAATTGGGGGTATTGTACTGGGCTATGTGTGGTTAGCTATTATAAACTCTATTCTTTATAACTTCGGTGTGACGATTACCTATAGTCCCGAATATGGCTTTTGGGGCTTGGTTATCTTGATGAATTGGCAATTAATAGGCTACATGATGGTCATTTATATTTCTGGTATTCAAAATATTCCAAATGATTTGTACGAAGCAGCCAGAATTGATGGGGCGAACAAACTACAAATTTTAAAAGACGTGACTATTCCCTTAGTCATTCCATCCGCAACAATTTGTTTATTCTTAACCTTAACTAACTCATTTAAACTATTTGATCAAAACTTGGCATTAACAAATGGTGCGCCCGCAGAAACAACGAATATGTTGGCATTGAATATTTATAAGACATTTTACGGTCGTATGGGCTGGGAAGGTGTTGGACAAGCCAAAGCGGTCATTTTCTTCATCATCGTTGGGATTATCGCCATTACCCAAGTTTATTTAACGCGTAGTAAGGAGGTAGAAAACTAA
- a CDS encoding ABC transporter substrate-binding protein: MKKSLLSLLSMMSAATLLAACGGSDSNAGSGNDGGETADAGTVYYLNFKPEIADAIEDLAEAYTEETGIEVKMVTAASGTYEQTLKTEITKSAPPTVFFINGPIGYNNWKDYTLDLSQTDLYSWLVDKDLAITEDLSVYGLPITVEGYGIIYNNAVMDAYFASANKKTDYTSVDDINNFDALKAVVEDMTALKDELGIEGVFSSTSLASGEQWRFQTHLANLPIYYEYKDKDVDSLSEIDFTHSKEYQNIFDLYLNNSTTAPGLLGSKTTTDSMTEFALGKSAMVQNGNWGWGQISGTEGNVVNEEDVHFMPIYIGAEGEESQGLAIGTENFLAINSQAAEEDIQASIDFVEWMYSSETGKDYVINEFGFIPTFNSFTEDEFPTDPLAQDVLASMNDEMQYSVPWSFTTFPSEQFKDDFGSALLMYAQEQATWDEVTETVIDSWAREASLTQ; encoded by the coding sequence ATGAAAAAATCTTTACTTTCTTTATTATCAATGATGAGTGCAGCAACATTATTGGCAGCATGTGGTGGATCTGATTCTAATGCTGGTTCAGGAAATGACGGTGGCGAAACAGCCGATGCAGGGACTGTTTACTATCTAAACTTTAAACCTGAAATTGCAGATGCGATTGAAGATTTAGCAGAAGCTTATACAGAAGAAACAGGTATTGAAGTGAAAATGGTAACGGCAGCGAGTGGTACCTATGAGCAAACCTTGAAAACGGAAATCACCAAATCAGCACCGCCAACTGTGTTCTTTATTAATGGACCAATTGGCTACAATAATTGGAAAGACTACACATTAGACTTAAGTCAAACAGACTTATACAGCTGGCTAGTTGATAAAGACTTAGCCATTACAGAAGATTTGAGTGTCTACGGCTTACCAATTACGGTAGAAGGATACGGTATTATTTACAACAACGCGGTTATGGACGCATACTTTGCTTCAGCAAATAAGAAAACAGACTATACATCAGTTGATGACATTAATAATTTTGATGCATTGAAAGCGGTTGTAGAAGATATGACAGCCTTGAAAGATGAATTAGGTATTGAAGGGGTATTCTCTTCAACATCTCTAGCATCTGGTGAGCAATGGCGCTTCCAAACTCACTTAGCTAACTTACCGATTTACTATGAATACAAAGATAAAGATGTTGATAGCTTAAGTGAAATTGATTTTACCCACTCAAAAGAGTACCAAAACATTTTTGACTTATACTTGAACAATTCAACAACAGCACCTGGATTGCTAGGAAGCAAAACAACGACTGATTCAATGACTGAATTTGCTTTAGGAAAATCAGCAATGGTTCAAAACGGGAACTGGGGCTGGGGCCAAATTAGTGGTACGGAAGGGAACGTTGTAAACGAAGAAGATGTTCACTTTATGCCAATCTATATTGGAGCTGAAGGTGAAGAGAGTCAAGGGCTAGCGATTGGGACAGAAAACTTCTTAGCAATCAACAGCCAAGCCGCTGAAGAAGATATTCAAGCCTCAATTGACTTTGTTGAATGGATGTACAGCTCAGAAACAGGTAAAGATTATGTGATTAATGAATTTGGGTTCATTCCAACCTTTAACAGCTTTACTGAAGATGAATTCCCAACTGATCCATTAGCACAAGATGTCCTTGCTTCAATGAATGATGAAATGCAATACAGTGTACCGTGGTCATTTACAACATTCCCAAGTGAACAGTTCAAGGATGATTTCGGTAGCGCGTTATTAATGTATGCACAAGAGCAAGCAACATGGGACGAAGTAACAGAGACTGTTATCGATTCATGGGCTCGTGAAGCATCCTTAACACAATAA
- a CDS encoding zinc-binding dehydrogenase yields MKGWQFVGTNEPLELIEKADPVVEAGKVVIDVKVAGLCHSDVGVLRDPGWLELLGDLPIIMGHEVAGVISEIGEGVSDFKVGDKVAVCPTGPSKTTPGYHYDGGFGTKVLAPAEDLILIPDGVSFAQAAAGTDAGMTSYNATFTKGGVEAGMTVGMIGIGGLGQIALEAALAKGAKVYAIDTNPNARALAEELGATAVFENVKEISNYQPDVIIDFAGFDITTREALESVGFQGKVVLVGMGKLETTINVTSMITKQATLVGSNGGTKEDIVAVYDMIAKGQLHPKITEITFDEIPEGIQLLEDNKVTGRLVAVMDR; encoded by the coding sequence ATGAAAGGCTGGCAATTTGTAGGAACAAACGAACCGTTAGAACTGATTGAAAAGGCTGATCCAGTTGTTGAAGCTGGTAAGGTTGTAATAGATGTCAAGGTTGCAGGTTTGTGTCACTCTGATGTGGGTGTGTTGAGGGATCCAGGTTGGTTAGAATTACTTGGTGATTTACCGATTATTATGGGACATGAGGTAGCAGGTGTTATTTCTGAAATAGGTGAAGGGGTTAGCGACTTTAAGGTAGGTGACAAGGTAGCGGTTTGCCCGACTGGCCCTAGTAAAACGACACCGGGTTATCATTATGACGGTGGATTTGGCACCAAAGTATTGGCGCCGGCAGAGGATTTAATTTTGATTCCAGATGGGGTGTCTTTTGCTCAAGCGGCAGCTGGAACGGATGCTGGGATGACGTCTTACAACGCAACCTTTACAAAGGGTGGCGTTGAAGCGGGCATGACTGTTGGGATGATTGGGATTGGCGGTCTTGGACAGATTGCGCTGGAAGCAGCTCTGGCTAAAGGAGCGAAGGTTTATGCTATCGATACGAATCCAAATGCGAGAGCTTTGGCAGAGGAATTAGGCGCGACTGCTGTGTTCGAAAATGTGAAAGAAATCTCGAATTATCAGCCAGACGTAATTATTGACTTCGCTGGCTTTGATATTACGACTCGGGAAGCGCTAGAATCAGTTGGCTTCCAAGGTAAAGTGGTGCTGGTCGGCATGGGTAAATTAGAAACGACCATTAATGTGACGTCTATGATTACCAAACAGGCAACACTAGTCGGCAGTAATGGTGGAACGAAGGAAGATATTGTTGCGGTCTACGATATGATTGCTAAAGGACAGCTCCATCCAAAAATAACAGAGATTACATTTGATGAAATTCCAGAAGGGATTCAGTTGTTAGAAGATAATAAAGTGACAGGTCGTTTGGTTGCAGTAATGGATCGTTAG